A genomic region of Polyangiaceae bacterium contains the following coding sequences:
- a CDS encoding DUF4215 domain-containing protein, protein MKRFRSSCIALFTTLVLGGNPSCNAIAHILEGLPRVHGATYSTIDDCTVEFPDCREAVACEQRTCVFVDAIEGTALAQQTPGDCVQVQCDGLGKTRTIVVPTDFDDGDPCTEDACDGPTPVHMPKSNFPCYDGPPGTKGKGACVEGVQACDPQGKPIGGCVGQVLPIEETCYTPEDDDCNGQTNEGGLGCICEPSQVLPCYSGPAGTENQGVCHGGTMVCHGGLGFGPCEGERTPSTETCDADQLDEDCDGSVNEEGTDCFCGDGYLSSVLGEACDDGNVEPNDGCSETCQEYICGNGFVQTGELCDDGNTVNGDGCPAMCRHLATTVVIGRNLGHSCVILDDARVKCWGQNNYGELGLGDQQHRGDAPFEMGNNLPAVDLGTDMVPVALSAGGIHTCALSTTGRVKCWGRNAVGQLGLGDNTHRGVMPGQMGDNLPAVELGTMKWATAITAGWGHTCAILNDDTVKCWGANDVGQLGLGDTLPRGDGPNEMGDALPAVDLGTGKTAIELSLGVGFTCALLNDGNVKCWGNNGVGQLGLGDTNHRGNESNEMGDALPAVDLGVGKTAIAVVAGLEHACALLNDATVKCWGGNMYGQLGRGDVMNRGDEPLEMGDNLPTVDLGLDQKAKSISTFVSTCVVLLDGGVKCWGRNLGLLGIGDAFDRGDQPNEMGDNLPFVNLGTGATVASVAVGGCACALLTTGDLKCWGPNYYGQLGLGDKETRGDEAGEMGNQLPHILF, encoded by the coding sequence ATGAAACGATTTCGTTCGTCGTGCATTGCGCTGTTCACGACGCTCGTGCTGGGTGGCAATCCTAGCTGCAATGCGATCGCGCACATCCTCGAAGGACTCCCTCGCGTGCATGGCGCGACTTACTCGACCATCGACGACTGCACGGTCGAATTTCCTGATTGCCGTGAGGCGGTCGCTTGTGAGCAGCGCACATGCGTTTTCGTCGATGCTATCGAAGGAACGGCGCTTGCGCAGCAAACCCCGGGCGACTGCGTCCAGGTGCAATGTGACGGCCTCGGAAAAACGCGCACCATTGTCGTACCCACCGACTTCGACGACGGCGACCCGTGTACCGAAGACGCGTGCGACGGACCCACGCCAGTGCATATGCCAAAGTCCAACTTCCCTTGTTATGATGGTCCACCCGGTACGAAGGGCAAAGGCGCGTGCGTAGAAGGTGTGCAGGCATGTGATCCGCAGGGAAAACCCATTGGCGGATGTGTTGGACAAGTCTTGCCCATCGAGGAAACCTGCTACACGCCCGAAGACGATGATTGTAATGGGCAAACGAATGAAGGGGGACTCGGATGCATCTGCGAACCGAGTCAGGTGCTCCCGTGTTATTCCGGCCCCGCAGGCACGGAGAACCAGGGTGTTTGTCATGGCGGCACGATGGTTTGTCATGGCGGGCTCGGTTTCGGGCCCTGTGAAGGAGAACGGACACCAAGCACCGAAACGTGCGACGCTGATCAATTGGACGAAGATTGCGACGGCTCGGTGAACGAGGAAGGAACGGATTGCTTTTGCGGCGATGGTTATCTGTCATCCGTGCTTGGCGAAGCCTGCGATGATGGAAACGTCGAGCCCAATGACGGTTGTTCCGAAACGTGCCAGGAATATATTTGCGGAAATGGCTTCGTGCAGACGGGCGAGTTATGCGATGACGGCAATACGGTGAATGGCGATGGCTGTCCTGCGATGTGCCGGCATTTGGCGACGACGGTCGTCATTGGGCGCAATCTCGGGCACAGTTGCGTCATCCTCGACGACGCGCGAGTCAAGTGCTGGGGCCAGAACAACTACGGAGAGTTAGGATTGGGGGACCAGCAACACCGCGGAGATGCACCATTCGAAATGGGCAACAACTTGCCCGCAGTCGATTTGGGAACGGACATGGTGCCCGTCGCGCTTTCTGCTGGAGGAATACATACGTGCGCGCTGTCGACGACCGGACGCGTGAAATGCTGGGGGAGAAATGCAGTCGGGCAGCTCGGATTGGGTGACAACACGCATCGAGGCGTCATGCCGGGCCAAATGGGGGACAATCTGCCTGCGGTGGAACTGGGAACGATGAAATGGGCCACGGCAATCACGGCTGGCTGGGGCCACACCTGCGCCATTCTGAACGACGACACCGTGAAGTGCTGGGGAGCCAACGACGTCGGACAGCTTGGTCTGGGCGATACATTGCCGCGTGGTGATGGACCGAATGAAATGGGTGACGCATTGCCCGCAGTCGATTTGGGAACGGGCAAAACGGCCATCGAGTTGTCATTGGGCGTCGGCTTTACATGTGCGCTCCTGAATGATGGCAACGTCAAGTGCTGGGGCAATAATGGTGTGGGTCAACTTGGTTTAGGCGATACCAATCATCGAGGTAACGAATCCAATGAAATGGGCGATGCTCTTCCTGCTGTCGATCTTGGGGTAGGAAAAACAGCCATTGCCGTGGTCGCCGGTCTTGAACATGCGTGTGCGCTCCTGAATGACGCTACCGTCAAATGTTGGGGAGGCAACATGTATGGTCAGCTCGGTCGGGGCGATGTCATGAATCGAGGCGATGAGCCTCTGGAGATGGGAGACAACTTGCCAACGGTCGACCTTGGACTGGATCAGAAGGCCAAAAGCATTAGCACGTTCGTATCGACATGTGTGGTATTGCTCGACGGAGGCGTGAAGTGCTGGGGCCGCAATTTGGGATTGCTGGGCATTGGGGATGCGTTCGATCGCGGTGACCAGCCCAATGAAATGGGAGACAATCTGCCTTT
- a CDS encoding DUF4215 domain-containing protein yields the protein MTVRTTNLNLLSKTFRFVSLAFVGSFCGCNAFADIWPGNALDADGCISLADCTVAEPACRTAVACTENRCIFEHAIEGNPLPMQVSGDCMQTQCDGKGGTKQIPLPDDADDGNPCTLDACDGFAPTHTLQNGFSCYTGPLGTQNQGLCKAGFQACDATGKPVGICEGQVVPRLETCYTPQDDDCDGFVNEEGDGCACTPGFALPCYSGPDGTDGIGVCRHGFMTCSADGIAYGPCEGEVVPGVEHCDPGFVDEDCDGEVNEDGLDCTCGDNVVSHGEMCDDGNIDAADACNPLCQISTCGDGFVASLLGEECDDQNLDPTDRCLPDCKNAPCGDGIHQFEESCDDGNVLDGDGCPSTCFFPVVDVAAGHDHTCAVLIDGRVKCWGDNDYGQLGLGDTERRGATPETRPGYVPAVDLGTDKHAIAVAAGFEHSCALLLDGNVKCWGRNDSGQLGLGDTLHRGDEPDEMGDALAAVNLGTDKTAVAIAAGYGHTCALLNDGTVKCWGGNYYGLLGLGDEVWRGGNPTDMGDKLPAVDIDGSKKAVAISTRMYHVCALIEDGTVKCWGYNGNGALGLGDANHRGDQSGEMGANLPPVDLGTNEVATAIAAGWSYSCALLAGGRIKCWGDNGHGQLGLGDTNHRGDVPGEMGNALPEVDLGCIFVPMPQDSPLAQQTQGDCVKKVCDGTGRVKWVPDPSDPGDDGNPCTFDHCEGTVPVHSVEPFYHCFSGPTEARGKGICRDGIQLCDSTGKPFGNCQGEVLPAEETCSTTDDDDCDGETNEEGANCNCLPGETTECYTGPPGTAGTGICKIGLQTCKSNGLGYGPCEGQQIPIAETCDIANLDEDCDGTSNEEGFDCICGDGFVSPARGETCDDGNSNDTDECRNDCVLATCGDGVIQAGEPCDDGNASNTDACTNGCLGARCGDGCLQQGESCDDGNTRSDDACPALCLRSAVKIAAGNKFTCAILMDSPVKCWGTNFTGQLGVGDTKVRGDDPDEMGDNLPPASLGSGNDAVDIVAGESHVCVILLGGTVKCWGSNGHGRLGLGDQLYRGDNPNEMGDKLPAVSLGKPAIAIGAGTMHTCAILSDGQLKCWGSGGAGELGLGDNATRGDEPLEMGNMLPAVNLGTGKKAVAVTCGHQYTCAILNDGSVKCWGRNDDGQLGLGDNVSRGFLPEHMGDALPVVNLGTGKTAVQIAANYNHICALLNDGSIKCWGQLNPPIGDEPNEMGDNLPAVDLGPGKTAVAMTSSCALVDDGHVECWNRSLDTVNLGTGKMATVIASGADHDCAIVTGGRIKCWGWNQLGQLGLGHTLRIGDDVDEQGDLLPFVAP from the coding sequence ATGACCGTGCGAACGACGAACCTGAACTTGCTCAGCAAAACGTTCCGGTTCGTATCGCTTGCGTTCGTGGGCAGCTTTTGTGGATGTAATGCGTTCGCCGATATTTGGCCCGGCAATGCGCTCGATGCTGATGGATGTATTTCCTTGGCGGATTGCACCGTGGCGGAACCGGCATGTCGAACGGCGGTGGCTTGCACGGAGAACCGATGCATCTTCGAACATGCCATCGAAGGCAACCCGCTGCCGATGCAGGTTTCAGGTGATTGCATGCAGACGCAATGCGACGGCAAGGGCGGCACGAAACAGATTCCACTTCCCGACGACGCGGATGACGGCAATCCTTGCACTCTCGATGCGTGCGATGGTTTTGCTCCAACACATACACTGCAAAATGGTTTTTCATGTTATACCGGCCCACTGGGCACGCAGAACCAAGGGCTCTGCAAAGCGGGGTTTCAAGCATGCGATGCGACCGGCAAACCCGTCGGAATTTGTGAAGGACAGGTGGTTCCAAGGTTGGAGACGTGTTACACGCCGCAGGATGACGATTGCGACGGATTCGTCAATGAAGAGGGCGACGGGTGCGCGTGCACGCCGGGGTTTGCCCTGCCGTGCTATTCGGGGCCGGACGGTACGGATGGGATTGGAGTATGCCGCCACGGCTTCATGACCTGCTCCGCCGATGGCATCGCGTATGGCCCGTGCGAAGGCGAAGTCGTCCCCGGCGTCGAACATTGCGATCCGGGATTCGTCGACGAGGATTGCGACGGCGAGGTGAACGAAGACGGTTTGGATTGTACATGTGGTGATAATGTCGTTTCGCACGGAGAAATGTGCGACGACGGAAATATCGATGCGGCGGATGCGTGCAATCCGCTGTGTCAAATTTCTACGTGCGGCGACGGATTCGTAGCATCCTTGCTTGGCGAAGAATGCGACGACCAGAACCTCGATCCGACGGATCGCTGCTTGCCGGATTGCAAGAATGCCCCATGCGGCGATGGCATTCATCAGTTCGAAGAGAGCTGCGACGACGGCAATGTTCTGGATGGTGACGGTTGCCCCTCCACGTGCTTTTTCCCCGTCGTCGATGTTGCAGCAGGACATGACCATACCTGCGCCGTGCTCATTGACGGACGCGTCAAGTGCTGGGGAGACAATGATTATGGTCAGCTCGGATTGGGTGACACCGAGCGGCGTGGCGCGACGCCTGAAACGAGGCCAGGGTATGTGCCCGCCGTCGACCTCGGCACGGATAAACACGCAATCGCCGTTGCCGCGGGCTTCGAACACTCGTGCGCTCTGCTACTTGACGGAAATGTCAAATGTTGGGGTAGGAACGACTCGGGGCAATTGGGTTTGGGTGACACGCTTCATCGAGGCGATGAGCCTGATGAAATGGGGGATGCGCTTGCCGCCGTCAACCTGGGAACCGACAAGACGGCCGTTGCGATTGCCGCTGGATACGGTCACACCTGCGCCCTGCTGAATGATGGTACCGTCAAATGCTGGGGCGGCAATTATTATGGACTGCTCGGCCTCGGCGACGAGGTGTGGCGCGGGGGCAATCCGACGGATATGGGCGACAAATTGCCCGCGGTGGACATCGATGGCTCGAAGAAGGCCGTGGCCATTTCGACGAGAATGTACCACGTTTGCGCGCTCATCGAGGATGGAACCGTCAAATGCTGGGGCTACAATGGGAACGGAGCGCTTGGACTGGGAGACGCGAACCACCGAGGAGACCAATCTGGTGAAATGGGAGCCAATCTTCCCCCCGTCGATTTGGGAACGAACGAAGTGGCGACCGCAATCGCTGCCGGATGGAGTTACTCGTGTGCGCTTCTCGCGGGCGGCCGAATCAAGTGCTGGGGAGACAATGGTCATGGGCAGCTCGGCCTCGGCGATACCAATCATCGCGGTGACGTGCCGGGTGAAATGGGCAATGCCTTACCCGAAGTCGATTTGGGCTGCATCTTCGTCCCAATGCCCCAAGATTCACCGCTCGCCCAGCAAACTCAGGGAGATTGCGTGAAGAAGGTCTGCGACGGTACAGGTCGCGTTAAGTGGGTCCCCGACCCATCGGATCCAGGGGACGACGGCAATCCCTGCACGTTCGACCATTGCGAAGGTACGGTCCCGGTCCACAGCGTCGAGCCATTTTATCATTGTTTCAGCGGACCAACCGAAGCGCGAGGGAAGGGGATCTGCCGGGATGGCATTCAATTATGTGATTCTACTGGAAAACCATTTGGCAATTGTCAGGGTGAAGTGCTGCCCGCCGAGGAGACGTGTTCGACGACCGACGACGACGACTGCGATGGAGAAACGAACGAAGAGGGCGCGAATTGCAACTGCCTCCCCGGTGAAACGACGGAATGTTATACGGGGCCGCCCGGTACGGCTGGTACGGGCATTTGCAAGATTGGATTGCAGACATGTAAATCGAACGGCCTAGGATATGGGCCGTGCGAGGGCCAGCAGATTCCCATTGCAGAAACGTGCGATATCGCCAATTTGGATGAAGATTGTGATGGTACGTCCAACGAAGAGGGATTCGATTGCATCTGTGGAGATGGCTTCGTGTCGCCTGCGCGCGGCGAAACCTGCGATGACGGTAACTCGAACGATACGGACGAGTGCCGGAACGATTGCGTGCTTGCAACCTGTGGCGACGGCGTGATCCAGGCGGGTGAACCATGTGATGACGGTAATGCATCCAACACGGATGCCTGCACGAACGGATGCCTCGGCGCTAGATGTGGTGATGGTTGCCTTCAACAGGGGGAAAGTTGTGATGATGGCAACACGAGGAGCGATGACGCGTGTCCTGCACTATGTTTGCGATCCGCGGTGAAAATCGCGGCCGGGAACAAGTTCACGTGCGCGATTCTCATGGATAGCCCGGTGAAGTGCTGGGGAACGAACTTTACCGGACAGCTTGGTGTTGGCGATACGAAAGTGCGTGGCGACGACCCTGATGAAATGGGCGACAATTTGCCGCCTGCCAGTCTGGGTAGCGGTAACGATGCCGTCGACATCGTTGCCGGAGAAAGTCATGTCTGTGTGATTTTATTGGGAGGTACGGTCAAATGCTGGGGTAGCAACGGACATGGACGATTGGGCCTAGGTGATCAATTGTACCGAGGCGACAATCCCAATGAAATGGGCGACAAGCTTCCTGCTGTGAGTTTGGGCAAACCTGCCATTGCCATCGGCGCAGGAACCATGCATACGTGTGCCATTCTGTCCGACGGGCAGCTCAAATGCTGGGGATCTGGTGGTGCGGGTGAGCTTGGATTGGGGGACAATGCGACTCGCGGCGATGAGCCTTTGGAAATGGGCAATATGCTGCCGGCCGTGAACTTGGGAACCGGAAAAAAAGCCGTCGCCGTTACATGCGGTCATCAATACACGTGTGCAATCCTGAATGATGGCAGCGTGAAGTGTTGGGGACGCAATGACGATGGACAACTCGGGCTTGGCGATAACGTGTCTCGTGGGTTTCTGCCTGAGCACATGGGTGATGCTTTGCCTGTGGTCAATCTGGGCACGGGAAAAACGGCCGTACAGATTGCAGCGAATTACAATCACATCTGCGCATTGTTGAACGATGGCAGCATCAAGTGCTGGGGGCAGCTCAATCCCCCAATCGGCGACGAACCGAACGAGATGGGTGACAATCTTCCGGCGGTGGATCTGGGACCGGGAAAAACGGCGGTAGCCATGACGAGCTCGTGCGCTCTAGTGGACGATGGTCATGTCGAATGCTGGAACAGGTCGTTGGATACCGTCAATCTTGGAACCGGTAAAATGGCAACGGTCATTGCGTCCGGAGCCGATCACGATTGCGCGATCGTGACGGGCGGCCGCATCAAGTGCTGGGGATGGAATCAATTGGGTCAGCTCGGATTGGGTCATACGCTGCGCATCGGCGACGATGTCGACGAGCAAGGAGACCTATTGCCATTCGTGGCCCCATGA
- a CDS encoding DUF4215 domain-containing protein produces the protein MREALPLVIVMLAIFIPSCNWLAAIEYATDGECAIAEECPVEVAECRKAIACDAGRCVYDDMLAGTLIPGQKLGDCVDVVCNGSGGKKVIPAPLDVENDGDPCTIDSCEGTLPKHVPGREIPCFSGPAELIGIGACRSGTLYCDAFGVPISGCLDEVAPRPETCLSPLDDDCDGEVNEEGEGCICTPGEVGECYTGAMGTAGTGECKKGLQACADSGSGFEECKGEVVPRDEVCDAAMIDEDCDGEVNEEGADCFCGDGYVSVGEECDDANQDNADACSSTCKAAVYGDGIVQSGLGETCDDGNVISTDFCTAQCQPAACGDGIVQIGERCDDGNTIDGDDCPSICSTPVVRVVMGEYHTCALLADGRVKCWGFNQRGQLGLGDVVDRGNAPNQMGENLPAVNLGAGKTAMDIAAGKSHNCAILNDGQVKCWGSNDCDSSSYGKLGLGEITLARGVNMGQMGDALPAVDLGTGRTAISIAAGHEHTCALLDDGSVKCWGCNPYGALGLGDEELRGDSPADMGDLLPAVDLGTAKVATAIAAGVARTCVLFADATLKCWGANYHGALGLGDKNHRGDGPNEMGNNLPTIDLGTGKHAIAVSGMYHSCAQLDDGSVKCWGYNDYGTLGLGDTWLRGDAPGEMGNALPAVDLGTGVTAVSLAGGYDHTCAVTSDGRVKCWGNGHSGGLGLGSTTSRGGLPGQMGNALPFVDLGSAKFAVGIAAGRNSTCVVFHDGRLKCWGRNTYGQLGLGDEANRGDEPTDMGDNLAHVPL, from the coding sequence ATGCGAGAAGCCCTTCCACTCGTCATTGTCATGTTGGCAATTTTCATTCCGAGCTGTAATTGGCTCGCAGCCATCGAGTATGCCACGGATGGCGAATGCGCCATTGCCGAGGAATGTCCGGTCGAAGTCGCCGAATGTCGCAAGGCCATTGCGTGTGACGCGGGACGATGCGTGTACGACGATATGCTTGCTGGCACGCTGATCCCAGGCCAGAAGCTGGGGGATTGTGTGGACGTCGTGTGTAATGGATCCGGTGGTAAAAAGGTCATTCCCGCGCCACTCGATGTGGAAAACGATGGCGATCCGTGCACCATCGATTCGTGCGAAGGAACGTTGCCCAAACACGTACCGGGGCGTGAAATTCCGTGCTTCAGCGGCCCTGCAGAATTGATCGGCATTGGCGCGTGCCGCTCGGGCACGTTGTATTGCGATGCGTTTGGCGTGCCCATCTCCGGGTGTTTGGATGAAGTCGCTCCGCGGCCAGAAACATGTCTCTCTCCGCTCGATGACGATTGCGACGGCGAGGTGAACGAAGAAGGTGAAGGCTGCATTTGCACGCCTGGCGAGGTCGGCGAATGTTACACGGGAGCAATGGGGACCGCGGGCACCGGCGAATGCAAAAAGGGCCTGCAAGCATGCGCCGATTCCGGCAGCGGATTCGAGGAGTGCAAGGGCGAAGTGGTTCCGCGGGACGAGGTTTGCGATGCCGCCATGATCGACGAAGATTGTGACGGAGAAGTGAACGAAGAGGGCGCGGATTGTTTTTGCGGAGACGGCTACGTATCGGTAGGCGAAGAATGCGACGATGCGAATCAAGACAATGCCGACGCGTGCTCGAGCACCTGCAAAGCGGCCGTGTATGGCGACGGCATCGTGCAAAGCGGCCTTGGAGAGACTTGCGACGACGGCAATGTCATTTCTACCGACTTCTGCACCGCACAATGCCAACCTGCAGCCTGCGGTGATGGAATCGTTCAAATCGGCGAACGCTGCGATGATGGCAATACAATCGATGGAGACGATTGTCCGAGCATTTGTTCGACACCGGTGGTACGAGTCGTCATGGGTGAATACCACACCTGTGCATTGCTCGCGGACGGTCGCGTCAAGTGTTGGGGCTTCAATCAACGCGGGCAGCTTGGGCTGGGAGACGTGGTGGATCGGGGCAATGCACCGAATCAAATGGGCGAGAATCTACCAGCAGTGAATTTGGGTGCGGGAAAAACAGCAATGGACATTGCTGCGGGCAAATCGCATAACTGCGCAATCCTGAACGACGGGCAAGTGAAGTGCTGGGGCTCCAATGATTGCGACTCGAGCTCGTATGGGAAGCTCGGTCTCGGCGAGATCACGCTTGCACGGGGCGTCAACATGGGACAGATGGGCGATGCACTTCCGGCCGTGGATCTCGGCACGGGCAGGACCGCGATCAGCATTGCTGCGGGGCACGAGCACACCTGCGCGCTGCTCGACGATGGCAGCGTCAAGTGTTGGGGGTGCAATCCTTATGGGGCACTCGGACTGGGAGATGAAGAATTACGGGGCGATTCTCCTGCGGACATGGGTGATCTTTTACCCGCGGTCGATCTGGGGACGGCCAAAGTGGCGACGGCCATTGCCGCCGGAGTGGCTCGCACATGCGTTCTTTTTGCCGATGCGACGCTGAAGTGCTGGGGCGCCAATTATCATGGTGCGCTCGGATTGGGTGACAAGAATCATCGTGGCGACGGTCCGAATGAAATGGGCAACAATTTGCCCACGATCGACCTGGGCACGGGGAAACACGCAATCGCCGTTTCCGGCATGTATCATAGCTGCGCGCAGCTCGATGATGGCAGCGTCAAGTGTTGGGGATACAATGACTATGGAACGCTTGGCCTCGGTGATACGTGGCTTCGCGGCGATGCGCCGGGGGAAATGGGAAATGCCTTGCCGGCAGTCGATCTAGGCACGGGCGTGACGGCCGTTTCGCTTGCCGGAGGCTACGACCATACCTGCGCGGTCACCAGTGATGGGCGCGTGAAATGCTGGGGAAATGGGCATTCGGGCGGGCTTGGTTTGGGCTCGACGACGAGTCGTGGCGGATTACCTGGTCAAATGGGCAATGCGTTGCCATTCGTCGACCTGGGATCGGCCAAGTTTGCGGTGGGCATTGCTGCGGG